In Streptomyces sp. NBC_01408, one DNA window encodes the following:
- a CDS encoding PadR family transcriptional regulator, translated as MSIRHGLLALLERGPRYGSQLRTEFESRTGSTWPLNVGQVYTTLARLERDGLVAPGGEDTAGHTLYAITDHGRAELHQWYERPVDRANPPRDELSIKLAMAVGAPGVDIRAVIQSQRHATIKAMQDYTRLKAQALTAIESGQSRERDDVAWLLVLEQLIFQTEAEARWLDHCEARLVRLSLPADRRAAPGPPQAAGTEAEADDPVPAPTTTTPPRTARTRRG; from the coding sequence ATGTCGATCCGCCACGGCCTTCTCGCCCTGCTGGAACGGGGTCCTCGGTACGGCTCCCAGCTGCGCACCGAGTTCGAATCCCGCACCGGCTCCACCTGGCCGCTCAACGTCGGGCAGGTGTACACCACCCTCGCCCGCCTGGAGCGCGACGGGCTCGTCGCCCCGGGCGGCGAGGACACCGCCGGGCACACCCTCTACGCCATCACCGACCACGGCCGCGCCGAACTGCACCAGTGGTACGAGCGCCCGGTCGACCGCGCCAACCCGCCCCGTGACGAGCTGTCCATCAAGCTCGCCATGGCCGTGGGCGCCCCCGGCGTGGACATCCGCGCCGTCATCCAGTCCCAGCGGCACGCCACGATCAAGGCGATGCAGGACTACACCCGGCTCAAGGCCCAGGCCCTCACCGCGATCGAGAGCGGACAGAGCCGCGAACGCGACGACGTGGCCTGGCTGCTGGTCCTGGAGCAGCTGATCTTCCAGACCGAGGCCGAGGCCCGCTGGCTCGACCACTGCGAAGCCCGGCTCGTCCGGCTCTCCCTGCCGGCCGACCGGAGAGCCGCACCCGGACCGCCCCAGGCCGCCGGAACCGAAGCCGAAGCCGACGACCCCGTCCCGGCCCCTACGACCACCACCCCGCCCCGTACCGCCCGCACGCGGCGGGGCTGA
- a CDS encoding NTP transferase domain-containing protein gives MSYDAIVLAGGAAQRLGGADKPALRVGGRTLLDRVLDACANARTTVVVGGRRPTARPVRWAREDPPGGGPLAALDAGLRHTTAELVLVLSADLPFLDRDTVRALLDGAGQADGALLRDADGRDQPLVAAYRAEPLRREIALLATEHGSLGGLPLRALTAELGLTRVTGAAPLASFDCDTWDDLAVARARIREHGTVLDQWITAVKAELGIDLTVDTKTLLDLARDAAHGVARPAAPLTTFLVGYAAAQAEATGADPAQAVAEASRKAADLALRWAAEAEADARENGSG, from the coding sequence ATGAGCTACGACGCCATCGTGCTGGCCGGCGGCGCCGCGCAGCGACTCGGCGGGGCGGACAAACCCGCCCTGCGGGTCGGCGGCCGGACCCTCCTCGACAGGGTCCTCGACGCCTGCGCCAACGCCCGGACGACCGTAGTCGTCGGCGGCCGCAGGCCCACCGCCCGCCCGGTGCGATGGGCCCGTGAGGACCCGCCCGGCGGCGGCCCCCTCGCCGCGCTGGACGCCGGGCTGCGCCACACGACGGCCGAGCTGGTCCTCGTACTCTCGGCGGACCTGCCCTTCCTGGACCGGGACACCGTACGGGCCCTGCTGGACGGGGCCGGCCAGGCCGACGGTGCCCTGCTGCGGGACGCCGACGGGCGGGACCAGCCCCTGGTCGCCGCCTACCGGGCCGAGCCCCTGCGCAGGGAGATCGCCCTGCTCGCCACCGAGCACGGCAGCCTCGGCGGGCTCCCCCTGCGCGCCCTCACCGCCGAACTGGGCCTGACCAGGGTGACGGGCGCTGCGCCACTCGCCTCCTTCGACTGCGACACCTGGGACGACCTTGCCGTCGCCCGCGCCCGGATCAGAGAGCATGGAACCGTGTTGGACCAATGGATCACCGCAGTCAAGGCGGAGCTCGGCATCGACCTCACCGTCGACACCAAGACCCTGCTCGACCTGGCCCGTGACGCCGCCCACGGCGTCGCCCGGCCCGCCGCCCCGCTGACCACCTTCCTGGTCGGCTACGCGGCCGCCCAAGCCGAAGCCACCGGCGCCGACCCCGCCCAGGCCGTCGCCGAGGCCTCCCGCAAGGCCGCCGACCTGGCGCTGCGCTGGGCGGCCGAAGCGGAGGCCGACGCCCGAGAGAACGGCTCCGGATGA
- a CDS encoding protein kinase: protein MSQDGTQGRYAGGSLARGRYQLRDLLGEGGMAAVYLAYDTALDRQVAIKTLHTELGREQSFRERFRREAQAVAKLSHTNIVSVFDTGEDEFDGSVMPYIVMEYVEGQPLGSALQADIRQYGAMPAEKALKVTADVLAALDTSHEMGLVHRDIKPGNVMMTKRGVVKVMDFGIARAMQSGVTSMTQTGMVVGTPQYLSPEQALGRGVDARSDLYSVGIMLFQLLTGRIPFDADSPLAIAYAHVQEEPVAPSSINRSVTPAMDALVARALRKNPNERFPTAAAMRDEVARVLSAGQTGAPVIVQGIGPVSSGAGVGSAVFPPVDSGFQAPPPHSVQQPYQAPQTPAPSPYAPTPPPQHHAQGGYAYPPQQHTPLPQQQYAPQTPPPYTISPAAHGASPTIAGGGGGTGSRKNTPVVVGAIAVALLAIGGLIAAISMNGNDKDKKDETAGPGASASAPGSAQPSHKGPDTTRTIDPAKCKDPTKDFNDATKYQAPDFRYKNLLSVKACIQASAGKYKILEKDEAVYGQDTVLEQSPAPGAKIDKEGTEYTLTVSTGNPG, encoded by the coding sequence ATGAGCCAGGACGGCACTCAGGGCCGGTACGCAGGCGGTTCCCTGGCCCGTGGCCGTTACCAGCTACGGGATTTGCTCGGTGAGGGCGGCATGGCCGCCGTGTACCTCGCGTACGACACCGCGCTGGACCGTCAGGTAGCGATCAAAACCCTGCACACCGAACTGGGCCGCGAACAGTCCTTCCGCGAGCGGTTCCGCCGCGAGGCGCAGGCTGTAGCCAAACTGTCGCACACCAACATCGTCTCGGTCTTCGATACGGGTGAGGACGAGTTCGACGGCTCGGTCATGCCGTACATCGTGATGGAGTACGTGGAGGGGCAGCCGCTCGGCTCCGCGCTCCAGGCGGACATCCGGCAGTACGGGGCGATGCCCGCGGAGAAGGCCCTGAAGGTGACGGCCGACGTGCTGGCCGCGCTGGACACCAGCCACGAGATGGGGCTCGTCCACCGCGACATCAAGCCCGGCAACGTCATGATGACCAAGCGCGGCGTGGTCAAGGTGATGGACTTCGGCATCGCCCGCGCCATGCAGTCCGGGGTCACCTCGATGACCCAGACCGGCATGGTCGTCGGCACCCCGCAGTACCTGTCGCCCGAGCAGGCGCTGGGGCGCGGCGTCGACGCCCGTTCCGACCTGTACTCGGTCGGCATCATGCTCTTCCAGCTGCTGACCGGCCGGATCCCGTTCGACGCCGACTCCCCGCTGGCCATCGCCTACGCGCACGTGCAGGAGGAGCCGGTCGCGCCGTCCTCCATCAACCGGTCGGTGACCCCCGCGATGGACGCGCTGGTGGCGCGGGCCCTGCGGAAGAACCCGAACGAGCGCTTCCCGACGGCCGCGGCCATGCGGGACGAGGTCGCGCGGGTGCTTTCGGCCGGGCAGACCGGGGCTCCGGTCATCGTCCAGGGCATCGGGCCGGTGAGCAGCGGGGCGGGCGTGGGCTCGGCCGTGTTCCCGCCCGTGGACTCGGGCTTCCAGGCGCCGCCGCCGCATTCCGTGCAGCAGCCCTACCAGGCCCCGCAGACCCCGGCGCCGTCCCCGTACGCGCCGACGCCCCCGCCGCAGCACCACGCCCAGGGCGGCTACGCCTACCCGCCGCAGCAGCACACCCCCCTGCCGCAGCAGCAGTACGCGCCGCAGACCCCGCCGCCGTACACGATCTCCCCGGCCGCGCACGGCGCGTCCCCCACCATCGCGGGCGGGGGCGGGGGCACGGGCTCGCGGAAGAACACGCCGGTGGTCGTGGGCGCGATCGCGGTGGCGCTGCTGGCCATCGGCGGTCTGATCGCCGCGATCTCGATGAACGGCAACGACAAGGACAAGAAGGACGAGACGGCGGGCCCCGGCGCGTCGGCGTCGGCGCCCGGCTCGGCCCAGCCCAGCCACAAGGGCCCGGACACCACGCGCACGATCGACCCCGCGAAGTGCAAGGACCCGACGAAGGACTTCAACGACGCGACGAAGTACCAGGCGCCGGACTTCCGGTACAAGAACCTGCTCTCCGTGAAGGCCTGCATCCAGGCCTCCGCCGGCAAGTACAAGATCCTGGAGAAGGACGAGGCCGTGTACGGCCAGGACACGGTGCTGGAGCAGTCGCCGGCGCCCGGCGCCAAGATCGACAAAGAGGGCACGGAGTACACGCTGACCGTGTCGACGGGCAACCCGGGCTAG
- a CDS encoding bacterial proteasome activator family protein, with translation MEMPRSERSQDSPPNVLIVGQDGTAVGGADDESREVPVTEMVEQPAKVMRIGSMIKQLLEEVRAAPLDEASRVRLKDIHAASVKELEDGLAPELVEELERLSLPFTEEAIPSEAELRIAQAQLVGWLEGLFHGIQTALFAQQMAARAQLEQMRRALPPGAPHDDEDGGHGAIRSGPYL, from the coding sequence ATGGAGATGCCGAGGAGTGAACGGTCGCAGGACAGCCCCCCGAACGTCCTGATCGTGGGACAGGACGGGACGGCGGTCGGCGGCGCCGATGACGAGTCGCGCGAGGTCCCGGTGACGGAGATGGTCGAACAGCCTGCCAAGGTCATGCGGATCGGCAGCATGATCAAGCAACTCCTGGAAGAGGTACGTGCCGCGCCTCTCGACGAGGCGAGCCGGGTCCGGCTCAAGGACATCCACGCCGCGTCGGTGAAGGAGCTGGAGGACGGTCTGGCCCCGGAGCTGGTGGAGGAACTGGAGCGCCTGTCCCTCCCCTTCACCGAGGAGGCCATTCCCTCCGAGGCGGAACTGCGCATCGCCCAGGCGCAGTTGGTGGGCTGGCTGGAAGGCCTCTTCCACGGCATCCAAACGGCCCTGTTCGCGCAGCAGATGGCGGCGCGGGCCCAGCTGGAACAGATGCGCCGCGCCCTCCCGCCCGGCGCCCCCCACGACGACGAGGACGGCGGCCACGGCGCGATCCGCTCGGGCCCCTACCTCTAG
- a CDS encoding molybdopterin molybdotransferase MoeA: MTRTDAEHALEQALALVSRAPEGGGGAGGHRTASWPRARETAAHAGAGVRARTHRVPLADALGEVLTAPLEALTDLPSFDTSAMDGWAVAGPGPWSVRTGRQVLAGSALPDPLADGEAVPIATGARIPADATAVIRSEHCHEAGTQLFADLPVLTGQDIRPRGQECRSGDLLLPAGSLVTPAVLGLAAAAGYDELSTRPRPRVEIVVLGDELLTEGRPHDGLIRDALSPMLGPWLTRLGAEVIGTRRLGDDPAGAEALLEVFTTSTADVVVTTGGTASGPVDHVHPVLRRAGADLLVDGVEVRPGHPMLLARIGSRPDGRHVVGLPGNPLAAVSGLLTLADPLLRALAGRRRRPRYTAAVQGDVPGHPQDTRLVPVLLTDEHAVPLRYNGPAMLRGVAAADALAVVPPHGARSGQELEILDLPWASGGCFT; encoded by the coding sequence ATGACCCGCACCGACGCCGAGCACGCCCTGGAACAGGCTCTGGCCCTGGTCAGCCGCGCCCCCGAAGGCGGCGGCGGGGCGGGCGGCCACCGCACCGCCTCCTGGCCACGGGCCCGGGAGACGGCCGCCCACGCCGGGGCCGGGGTGCGGGCCCGTACCCACCGGGTCCCGCTCGCGGACGCCCTCGGCGAGGTCCTGACCGCCCCCCTGGAGGCCCTGACCGACCTGCCCTCCTTCGACACCTCCGCCATGGACGGCTGGGCGGTCGCCGGTCCCGGCCCGTGGAGTGTCCGCACCGGCCGGCAGGTCCTCGCCGGCTCCGCCCTGCCCGACCCCCTCGCGGACGGCGAGGCCGTACCGATCGCCACCGGCGCCAGGATCCCCGCCGACGCCACCGCCGTGATCCGCAGCGAGCACTGCCACGAGGCCGGCACCCAGCTCTTCGCCGACCTGCCGGTCCTCACCGGCCAGGACATCCGCCCGCGCGGCCAGGAATGCCGCTCCGGCGACCTGCTGCTGCCCGCCGGCTCCCTGGTCACCCCGGCCGTGCTCGGCCTCGCCGCGGCCGCCGGGTACGACGAGCTGAGCACCCGGCCCCGGCCCCGCGTGGAGATCGTGGTGCTCGGCGACGAACTGCTCACCGAGGGCCGCCCGCACGACGGGCTGATCCGGGACGCCCTGAGCCCCATGCTCGGCCCCTGGCTCACCCGCCTCGGTGCCGAGGTCATCGGCACCCGGCGGCTCGGCGACGACCCCGCCGGAGCCGAAGCCCTGCTGGAGGTGTTCACCACCTCCACGGCCGACGTCGTCGTCACCACCGGCGGCACCGCCTCCGGCCCCGTCGACCACGTCCACCCCGTACTGCGCCGGGCCGGCGCCGACCTGCTGGTCGACGGGGTGGAGGTGCGCCCCGGGCACCCGATGCTGCTGGCCCGCATCGGCAGCCGCCCGGACGGCAGGCACGTCGTGGGCCTGCCGGGGAACCCCCTGGCCGCCGTTTCCGGGCTGCTGACCCTCGCCGACCCGCTGCTGCGCGCCCTCGCCGGCCGCCGCAGGCGCCCCCGGTACACGGCGGCCGTGCAGGGCGACGTACCCGGCCACCCGCAGGACACCCGGCTGGTCCCGGTCCTGCTGACCGACGAGCACGCGGTGCCGCTGCGCTACAACGGTCCCGCGATGCTGCGCGGCGTGGCGGCCGCCGACGCGCTGGCCGTCGTACCGCCGCACGGCGCACGGTCCGGGCAGGAGCTGGAGATCCTGGATCTGCCGTGGGCTTCGGGGGGATGTTTCACGTGA
- a CDS encoding ABC transporter ATP-binding protein, producing the protein MPDLRHAQQPVLQLDQLVRTHGSGATEVNALRGINLSVFPGELVAVMGPSGSGKSTLLTLAGGLDTPTSGRVVVEGTDITTAGRKQLAALRRRSIGYVFQDYNLIPALTAAENVALPLELDGTSARKARTAALAALEEMGLGQLADRFPDEMSGGQQQRVAIARALVGDRRLVLADEPTGALDSETGESVLALLRSRCDAGAAGVLVTHEPRFAAWADRVVFLRDGSVVDETLRSQADSLLSGRAAGQ; encoded by the coding sequence ATGCCTGACCTGCGCCATGCCCAGCAACCCGTGCTCCAGTTGGACCAGCTCGTCCGCACCCACGGCAGCGGTGCCACCGAGGTGAACGCCCTGCGCGGCATCAACCTCTCCGTCTTCCCCGGCGAACTCGTCGCCGTCATGGGCCCCTCCGGCTCCGGCAAGTCCACGCTGCTCACCCTCGCCGGCGGACTGGACACGCCCACCAGCGGCCGGGTCGTCGTCGAGGGCACCGACATCACCACGGCCGGCCGCAAGCAGCTCGCCGCGCTGCGCCGCCGCAGCATCGGGTACGTCTTCCAGGACTACAACCTGATCCCGGCCCTCACCGCCGCCGAGAACGTGGCCCTGCCCCTGGAACTCGACGGCACCTCCGCCCGCAAGGCCCGCACCGCCGCGCTCGCCGCACTGGAGGAGATGGGCCTGGGACAGCTCGCCGACCGCTTCCCCGACGAGATGTCCGGCGGCCAGCAGCAGCGCGTGGCCATCGCCCGCGCCCTCGTCGGCGACCGCCGCCTGGTCCTCGCCGACGAGCCCACCGGCGCCCTCGACTCCGAGACCGGCGAATCCGTCCTCGCCCTGCTGCGCTCCCGCTGCGACGCCGGCGCGGCCGGGGTCCTCGTCACGCACGAGCCGCGCTTCGCCGCCTGGGCGGACCGCGTGGTCTTCCTGCGCGACGGCAGCGTGGTCGACGAGACCCTGCGCAGCCAGGCCGACTCCCTGCTCTCGGGGCGGGCGGCCGGTCAGTGA
- a CDS encoding TrkA family potassium uptake protein: MFHVKLHGQDAMARDADEKLVSRRIKLPKRVVEHPLKQVTKRLLMALSVLFLTVLIVWLDRDGYHDNANETVDLLDCFYYATVTLSTTGYGDIVPYSDSARLINILLITPLRVLFLIILVGTTLEVLTERTREEWRLKRWRKNLREHTVVVGFGTKGRSALQTLLATGLSKDQVVIVDPSAKVIDTATAEGFTGVVGDATRSDVLLRAELQKARQIVIATQRDDTAVLVTLTARQLNRGAKIVAAVREEENAPLLRQSGADAVITSASAAGRLLGLSVISPSAGTVMEDLIQQGSGLDLIERPVTRAEAGKSVRETGDLVVSVLRGHRLLPYDDPHASPLQLTDRLITIVRAVPPHSAPVTLGPAE; encoded by the coding sequence ATGTTTCACGTGAAACTTCACGGCCAGGACGCCATGGCCCGCGACGCCGACGAGAAACTCGTCTCCCGGCGCATCAAACTGCCCAAGCGCGTCGTCGAGCATCCGCTGAAGCAGGTCACCAAGCGCCTGCTGATGGCCCTGTCCGTGCTCTTCCTGACGGTCCTCATCGTCTGGCTCGACCGCGACGGCTATCACGACAACGCCAACGAGACGGTCGATCTCCTCGACTGCTTCTATTACGCCACCGTCACCCTGTCGACGACCGGCTACGGCGACATCGTCCCGTACAGCGACAGTGCGCGGCTGATCAACATCCTGCTGATCACCCCGCTGCGCGTGCTGTTCCTGATCATCCTGGTCGGTACCACCCTGGAAGTCCTCACGGAGCGGACGAGGGAAGAGTGGCGCCTGAAGCGCTGGAGGAAGAACTTGCGTGAGCACACGGTCGTCGTCGGCTTCGGCACCAAGGGCCGCTCGGCCCTGCAGACACTGCTGGCCACCGGCCTCTCCAAGGACCAGGTCGTCATCGTCGACCCCAGCGCCAAGGTCATCGACACGGCCACCGCGGAGGGGTTCACCGGAGTGGTCGGCGACGCCACCCGCTCCGACGTCCTGCTCCGTGCCGAGCTCCAGAAGGCCCGTCAGATCGTCATCGCCACCCAGCGGGACGACACCGCGGTCCTGGTCACCCTGACAGCACGCCAGCTCAACCGCGGGGCGAAGATCGTCGCCGCGGTCCGCGAGGAGGAGAACGCCCCGCTGCTGCGCCAGTCGGGCGCGGACGCGGTCATCACGAGCGCGAGCGCCGCCGGACGGCTGCTGGGCCTCTCGGTCATCAGCCCGAGCGCGGGCACCGTGATGGAGGACCTGATCCAGCAGGGCAGCGGCCTCGACCTCATCGAACGCCCCGTCACCAGGGCGGAGGCCGGCAAATCCGTACGGGAGACCGGCGACCTGGTGGTGAGCGTCCTGCGCGGGCACCGGCTGCTGCCCTACGACGACCCGCACGCCAGCCCGTTGCAGCTGACGGACCGTCTCATCACCATCGTGCGGGCCGTTCCGCCGCATTCGGCGCCGGTCACGCTGGGACCCGCCGAATAG
- a CDS encoding FtsX-like permease family protein — protein sequence MISWYHSWIAAIRIARRDAWRAKGRSILVLAMIALPIVGVSAADLTMRSAQLSTAEDLERRLGTADAEVSVSSLGGPIYQTPNGDNFAPVGGYEKYEPPAEKMRVDVPQMLPAGAQVVKDSIGSAKLRTTHGLLETALREVDVRSPLVKGRFTLDRGRLPDAAGEIIATNAFLEQSGYFVGSRVSVRGMDASYRIVGAYELPNALGEVQVIAPPGTLLTPVDKALRAIDVPGVRAEHTYLVTVGGDGFTWNMVKEANAKGAMVISRAVILDKPADSEVPLYAQEPQRPSTGETRTLEMAILATVVGLAMLEICLLAGPAFAVGARRSRRQLGLVGANGGDRRHIRAIVLSGGLVIGAAAAVVGTVIGIALTMALRPLLEGYLGLRWGGFDVRPLELLAIGLLAVVTGLLAAIVPAVTASRQTVLASLTGRRGVRRANRVLPVIGLIAVAGGAAIALYGTVSDMGTLAVAGGSAIAELGVVALTPVLVGLFGRIGRWMPLSPRLALRDAVRNRGRTAPAVAAVLAAVAGTVAVATYQHSSEIQARHEYTADLPGLHGMVAVSDNSAHKEVPAVREALSKEFSLSVRADVDRIVVGRPGCDTYSSDTGCGRAEIIQPKEQRCPLYDSPGGYDDFTPERAKELRKDWRCAQTEHYMENTVLVSDEKLLTALAVTDPGAVSALKSGKAVSFSKQNVKDDKVTIRLITDPDAADIRSKGEEVPGEDKVLPVYQAPDSVEGWGVELILPPTAARSAGLTTAAFGSFFALDGAPDSEQRQRLDGALDQMGVDAKIMIEQGYQGDNSIELLALTLFAGLVTIGAAGIATGLAQADAEADLKTLAAVGAPPRVRRTLSGFQCGVIALMGVILGSAAGILPAVGLRLATARETERFLDRAVAMGYEAAGPEVYVPIAVPWETLGGLLIVVPLGAALLAALVTRSSGALARRAAG from the coding sequence GTGATCTCCTGGTACCACTCCTGGATCGCGGCGATCCGCATAGCCCGCCGCGACGCCTGGCGCGCCAAGGGCCGCAGCATCCTCGTCCTCGCGATGATCGCCCTGCCCATCGTCGGCGTGAGCGCCGCCGACCTCACCATGCGCAGCGCCCAGCTCTCCACCGCCGAGGACCTCGAACGCCGCCTCGGCACCGCCGACGCGGAAGTCAGCGTCTCCTCGCTGGGGGGGCCGATCTACCAGACCCCCAACGGCGACAACTTCGCGCCGGTCGGCGGCTACGAGAAGTACGAGCCGCCCGCCGAGAAGATGCGGGTGGACGTCCCGCAGATGCTCCCGGCCGGCGCCCAGGTCGTCAAGGACAGCATCGGCAGCGCCAAACTCCGCACCACGCACGGTCTCCTGGAGACCGCCCTGCGGGAAGTCGACGTGCGCAGCCCGCTGGTGAAGGGCCGGTTCACGCTCGACCGGGGCCGGCTGCCGGATGCGGCGGGCGAGATCATCGCCACCAATGCCTTCCTGGAGCAGTCCGGCTACTTCGTCGGCTCCCGCGTCTCGGTACGCGGGATGGACGCCTCCTACCGGATCGTCGGCGCCTACGAACTGCCGAACGCGCTGGGAGAGGTACAGGTCATCGCCCCGCCCGGGACGCTGCTCACTCCGGTCGACAAGGCCCTGCGGGCCATCGACGTGCCCGGGGTGCGGGCCGAGCACACGTACCTCGTGACGGTCGGCGGCGACGGTTTCACGTGGAACATGGTCAAGGAGGCCAACGCCAAGGGCGCCATGGTCATCTCCCGCGCGGTCATCCTCGACAAGCCCGCCGACTCCGAGGTGCCGCTGTACGCACAGGAGCCGCAGCGGCCCTCCACGGGCGAGACCCGCACCCTGGAGATGGCGATCCTGGCCACCGTCGTCGGCCTCGCCATGCTGGAGATCTGCCTGCTCGCGGGGCCCGCCTTCGCGGTCGGCGCCCGGCGCTCGCGCCGCCAGCTCGGGCTGGTCGGCGCCAACGGCGGCGACCGGCGGCACATCCGGGCCATCGTGCTCTCCGGCGGCCTGGTCATCGGCGCCGCGGCCGCCGTCGTCGGCACCGTCATCGGCATCGCCCTCACCATGGCCCTGCGGCCGCTGCTGGAGGGGTACCTGGGCCTGCGCTGGGGCGGGTTCGACGTCCGGCCGCTGGAACTGCTGGCCATCGGCCTGCTCGCCGTGGTCACCGGCCTGCTGGCCGCGATCGTCCCGGCCGTCACCGCCTCGCGGCAGACCGTCCTGGCCTCCCTCACCGGCCGCCGCGGCGTCCGGCGCGCCAACCGGGTCCTGCCCGTCATCGGCCTGATCGCCGTCGCGGGCGGCGCCGCCATCGCCCTGTACGGCACCGTCTCCGACATGGGCACGCTGGCCGTCGCGGGTGGCAGCGCCATCGCCGAGCTGGGCGTCGTCGCCCTCACCCCGGTCCTGGTCGGCCTGTTCGGGCGGATCGGACGCTGGATGCCGCTGTCGCCGCGGCTCGCCCTGCGCGACGCCGTGCGCAACCGGGGGCGTACGGCACCCGCCGTGGCCGCCGTGCTGGCCGCCGTGGCCGGCACCGTCGCGGTGGCGACGTACCAGCACAGCAGTGAGATCCAGGCCCGCCACGAGTACACCGCAGACCTGCCCGGCCTGCACGGGATGGTGGCCGTATCCGACAACAGCGCCCACAAGGAGGTCCCCGCCGTACGCGAGGCCCTGTCCAAGGAGTTCTCCCTGTCCGTACGGGCCGACGTGGACCGGATCGTGGTCGGCCGGCCGGGCTGCGACACGTACTCCAGCGACACGGGCTGCGGACGGGCCGAGATCATCCAGCCCAAGGAGCAGCGCTGCCCGCTGTACGACTCCCCGGGCGGGTACGACGACTTCACGCCCGAGCGGGCCAAGGAGCTGCGCAAGGACTGGCGCTGCGCGCAGACCGAGCACTACATGGAGAACACGGTGCTGGTCTCCGACGAGAAACTGCTGACCGCGCTGGCCGTGACCGACCCCGGCGCCGTCTCCGCGCTGAAGTCGGGCAAGGCGGTCTCCTTCAGCAAGCAGAACGTCAAGGACGACAAGGTCACCATCCGGCTCATCACCGACCCCGACGCGGCCGACATCCGCAGCAAGGGTGAGGAGGTTCCGGGCGAGGACAAGGTCCTGCCGGTCTATCAGGCGCCCGACAGCGTCGAGGGCTGGGGCGTTGAGCTGATCCTGCCGCCCACGGCCGCCCGGTCCGCCGGGCTGACGACGGCCGCGTTCGGTTCGTTCTTCGCCCTCGACGGCGCTCCGGACAGCGAGCAGCGCCAGCGGCTGGACGGGGCGCTCGACCAGATGGGCGTGGACGCCAAAATCATGATCGAGCAGGGCTACCAGGGCGACAACAGCATCGAGTTGCTCGCCCTGACCCTCTTCGCGGGCCTGGTCACCATCGGCGCGGCCGGCATCGCCACCGGCCTCGCCCAGGCCGACGCCGAGGCCGACCTGAAGACGCTCGCCGCGGTCGGCGCTCCCCCGCGGGTGCGGCGCACGCTGAGCGGCTTCCAGTGCGGGGTGATCGCCCTGATGGGCGTCATCCTGGGCTCGGCGGCGGGCATCCTGCCGGCGGTCGGACTCCGGCTCGCCACGGCCCGCGAGACGGAACGGTTCCTCGACCGGGCCGTGGCGATGGGGTACGAGGCCGCGGGCCCCGAGGTCTACGTGCCGATCGCGGTTCCGTGGGAGACCCTCGGCGGTCTGCTGATCGTCGTCCCGCTGGGTGCGGCGCTGCTGGCCGCCCTGGTCACCCGGTCCAGCGGAGCGCTGGCGCGGCGGGCGGCCGGCTAG
- a CDS encoding NAD(P)H-quinone oxidoreductase, with the protein MHAITIEQPGGPEALVWTDVPDPVAGEGEVLVEVAASAVNRADILQRQGFYDPPPGASRHPGLECSGRISAIGPGVAGWSVGDEVCALLAGGGYAQKVAVPSGQLLPVPEGLDLVTAAALPEVVATVWSNVFMVAGLRPGETLLVHGGSSGIGTMAIQLGKAVGARVAVTAGGPEKLARCKELGADILIDYREQDFVAELRAATDGAGADVILDIMGAKYLARNLDALAVNGRLAVIGLQGGVKAELNLGALLAKRAAITATSLRARPLEEKAAIIAAVREHVWPLVAAGRVHPVVHATFPMAQAAEAHRVMESSTHVGKLLLTT; encoded by the coding sequence ATGCATGCGATCACCATCGAGCAGCCCGGCGGCCCCGAGGCCCTCGTCTGGACCGACGTACCCGATCCGGTGGCGGGCGAGGGCGAGGTCCTCGTCGAGGTCGCGGCGAGCGCCGTGAACCGCGCCGACATCCTCCAGCGGCAGGGGTTCTACGATCCGCCGCCCGGTGCCTCGCGCCACCCGGGCCTGGAGTGTTCCGGGCGGATCTCCGCCATCGGCCCGGGCGTGGCCGGCTGGTCGGTGGGCGACGAGGTGTGCGCGCTGCTGGCCGGGGGCGGGTACGCGCAGAAGGTGGCGGTCCCCTCGGGTCAGCTGCTGCCGGTTCCGGAGGGCCTGGACCTGGTGACGGCCGCCGCGCTGCCCGAGGTCGTCGCGACGGTGTGGTCGAACGTGTTCATGGTCGCCGGGCTGCGCCCGGGCGAGACCCTGCTGGTGCACGGCGGTTCCAGCGGCATCGGGACGATGGCGATCCAGCTGGGCAAGGCGGTGGGCGCGAGGGTCGCGGTGACGGCGGGCGGCCCGGAGAAGCTGGCCCGGTGCAAGGAGCTGGGCGCCGACATCCTGATCGACTACCGCGAGCAGGACTTCGTGGCGGAGCTGCGGGCGGCGACCGACGGGGCCGGGGCGGACGTGATCCTGGACATCATGGGCGCGAAGTACCTCGCGCGGAACCTGGACGCCCTGGCCGTGAACGGCCGGCTCGCGGTCATCGGGCTGCAGGGCGGGGTCAAGGCCGAACTGAACCTCGGCGCGCTGCTGGCCAAGCGGGCCGCGATCACCGCGACCTCGCTGCGGGCGCGGCCGCTGGAGGAGAAGGCGGCCATCATCGCGGCGGTACGGGAGCACGTGTGGCCCCTGGTGGCAGCGGGCCGGGTGCACCCGGTGGTGCACGCCACCTTCCCGATGGCGCAGGCGGCCGAGGCGCACCGGGTCATGGAGTCGAGCACCCACGTGGGCAAGCTGCTGCTCACGACCTGA